A genome region from Sceloporus undulatus isolate JIND9_A2432 ecotype Alabama chromosome 1, SceUnd_v1.1, whole genome shotgun sequence includes the following:
- the SIRT3 gene encoding NAD-dependent protein deacetylase sirtuin-3, mitochondrial isoform X1 has product MNWRLHFRVSVGTHVLRAANFERLMGWRYFWICAQQHHYRSSSDSTACKNRLVVSLRPAFCLPNGYLLQPRIPGDNIKKNASTSGVRRIQEVRPFSLSTAPMLFFGTGKGGDNSGKEKLTLKNVTELIQKKECQRVVVMAGAGLSTPSGIPDFRSPGSGLYSNLQQYNIPYPEAIFELNYFFHNPKPFFMLSKELYPGNYRPNYAHYFLRLLFDKGLLLRLYTQNIDGLERVAGIPPDKLVEAHGTFATATCTVCRRSYPGEDFRGDVMAEKIPKCPVCTGIVKPDIVFFGEELPHRFFLHVTDFPMADLLFIIGTSLEVEPFASLAGAVRSSVPRVLINRDLVGPFAYQPQHNDVAELGDVISGVEKVVEFLGWKEELQELIKKEKAKLDAKGK; this is encoded by the exons ATGAACTGGAGATTACACTTCAGAGTCTCTGTGGGAACACATGTACTTCGtgctgcaaattttgagagattAATGG gttgGAGGTATTTCTGGATATGTGCTCAACAACATCATTACAGGAGCTCTTCTGATTCTACAGCATGTAAAAATAGGCTCGTAGTTTCATTAAGACCTGCCTTCTGCCTTCCAAATGGATATTTATTACAACCCAGGATTCCAGgagataacattaaaaaaaatgcaagcacGTCTGGTGTCAG AAGGATCCAGGAAGTGAGGCCATTTTCCCTATCCACTGCTCCAATGCTGTTCTTTGGAACTGGTAAAGGAGGAGATaatagtggaaaggagaagctcACCCTGAAAAATGTGACAGAATTAATTCAGAAGAAAGAATGCCAAAGGGTAGTGGTGATGGCTGGAGCAGGACTCAGCACTCCCAGTGGCATCCCAGATTTCAG GTCCCCTGGAAGTGGGCTATACAGTAACCTGCAGCAGTATAATATTCCATATCCGGAAGCCATCTTTGAGCTTAACTACTTTTTCCACAACCCTAAGCCTTTCTTCATGTTAAGCAAGGAACTGTACCCTGGCAATTATAGGCCTAATTATGCCCACTACTTTCTCCGACTTTTGTTTGACAAAGGGCTCCTGCTGCGTCTGTACACCCAGAACATTGATGGACTGGAAAGAG TTGCTGGAATTCCTCCAGATAAATTAGTTGAGGCTCATGGCACATTTGCTACAGCTACTTGTACTGTCTGTCGAAGATCATATCCTGGTGAGGACTTCAGG GGGGATGTGATGGCTGAGAAGATCCCCAAATGTCCCGTGTGCACCGGAATAGTCAAGCCGGACATTGTGTTCTTTGGAGAAGAGCTCCCTCATCGGTTCTTCTTGCATGTGACAGATTTTCCTATGGCAGACCTGCTGTTTATCATTGGAACCTCTCTTGAG GTGGAGCCTTTTGCTAGTCTAGCAGGCGCAGTCCGTTCTTCTGTTCCACGTGTACTGATCAATCGTGATTTGGTGGGGCCATTTGCATACCAGCCACAACATAATGATGTGGCTGAACTGGGAGATGTCATCAGTGGAGTGGAAAAAGTGGTGGAATTCTTGGGCTGGAAGGAAGAGTTGCAAGAACTaatcaagaaagaaaaagcaaag CTGGATGCAAAAGGCAAATAG
- the SIRT3 gene encoding NAD-dependent protein deacetylase sirtuin-3, mitochondrial isoform X2: MNWRLHFRVSVGTHVLRAANFERLMGWRYFWICAQQHHYRSSSDSTACKNRLVVSLRPAFCLPNGYLLQPRIPGDNIKKNASTSGVRIQEVRPFSLSTAPMLFFGTGKGGDNSGKEKLTLKNVTELIQKKECQRVVVMAGAGLSTPSGIPDFRSPGSGLYSNLQQYNIPYPEAIFELNYFFHNPKPFFMLSKELYPGNYRPNYAHYFLRLLFDKGLLLRLYTQNIDGLERVAGIPPDKLVEAHGTFATATCTVCRRSYPGEDFRGDVMAEKIPKCPVCTGIVKPDIVFFGEELPHRFFLHVTDFPMADLLFIIGTSLEVEPFASLAGAVRSSVPRVLINRDLVGPFAYQPQHNDVAELGDVISGVEKVVEFLGWKEELQELIKKEKAKLDAKGK; the protein is encoded by the exons ATGAACTGGAGATTACACTTCAGAGTCTCTGTGGGAACACATGTACTTCGtgctgcaaattttgagagattAATGG gttgGAGGTATTTCTGGATATGTGCTCAACAACATCATTACAGGAGCTCTTCTGATTCTACAGCATGTAAAAATAGGCTCGTAGTTTCATTAAGACCTGCCTTCTGCCTTCCAAATGGATATTTATTACAACCCAGGATTCCAGgagataacattaaaaaaaatgcaagcacGTCTGGTGTCAG GATCCAGGAAGTGAGGCCATTTTCCCTATCCACTGCTCCAATGCTGTTCTTTGGAACTGGTAAAGGAGGAGATaatagtggaaaggagaagctcACCCTGAAAAATGTGACAGAATTAATTCAGAAGAAAGAATGCCAAAGGGTAGTGGTGATGGCTGGAGCAGGACTCAGCACTCCCAGTGGCATCCCAGATTTCAG GTCCCCTGGAAGTGGGCTATACAGTAACCTGCAGCAGTATAATATTCCATATCCGGAAGCCATCTTTGAGCTTAACTACTTTTTCCACAACCCTAAGCCTTTCTTCATGTTAAGCAAGGAACTGTACCCTGGCAATTATAGGCCTAATTATGCCCACTACTTTCTCCGACTTTTGTTTGACAAAGGGCTCCTGCTGCGTCTGTACACCCAGAACATTGATGGACTGGAAAGAG TTGCTGGAATTCCTCCAGATAAATTAGTTGAGGCTCATGGCACATTTGCTACAGCTACTTGTACTGTCTGTCGAAGATCATATCCTGGTGAGGACTTCAGG GGGGATGTGATGGCTGAGAAGATCCCCAAATGTCCCGTGTGCACCGGAATAGTCAAGCCGGACATTGTGTTCTTTGGAGAAGAGCTCCCTCATCGGTTCTTCTTGCATGTGACAGATTTTCCTATGGCAGACCTGCTGTTTATCATTGGAACCTCTCTTGAG GTGGAGCCTTTTGCTAGTCTAGCAGGCGCAGTCCGTTCTTCTGTTCCACGTGTACTGATCAATCGTGATTTGGTGGGGCCATTTGCATACCAGCCACAACATAATGATGTGGCTGAACTGGGAGATGTCATCAGTGGAGTGGAAAAAGTGGTGGAATTCTTGGGCTGGAAGGAAGAGTTGCAAGAACTaatcaagaaagaaaaagcaaag CTGGATGCAAAAGGCAAATAG
- the SIRT3 gene encoding NAD-dependent protein deacetylase sirtuin-3, mitochondrial isoform X3, with translation MNWRLHFRVSVGTHVLRAANFERLMGWRYFWICAQQHHYRSSSDSTACKNRLVVSLRPAFCLPNGYLLQPRIPGDNIKKNASTSGVRRIQEVRPFSLSTAPMLFFGTGKGGDNSGKEKLTLKNVTELIQKKECQRVVVMAGAGLSTPSGIPDFRSPGSGLYSNLQQYNIPYPEAIFELNYFFHNPKPFFMLSKELYPGNYRPNYAHYFLRLLFDKGLLLRLYTQNIDGLERVAGIPPDKLVEAHGTFATATCTVCRRSYPGEDFRGDVMAEKIPKCPVCTGIVKPDIVFFGEELPHRFFLHVTDFPMADLLFIIGTSLEVEPFASLAGAVRSSVPRVLINRDLVGPFAYQPQHNDVAELGDVISGVEKVVEFLGWKEELQELIKKEKAK, from the exons ATGAACTGGAGATTACACTTCAGAGTCTCTGTGGGAACACATGTACTTCGtgctgcaaattttgagagattAATGG gttgGAGGTATTTCTGGATATGTGCTCAACAACATCATTACAGGAGCTCTTCTGATTCTACAGCATGTAAAAATAGGCTCGTAGTTTCATTAAGACCTGCCTTCTGCCTTCCAAATGGATATTTATTACAACCCAGGATTCCAGgagataacattaaaaaaaatgcaagcacGTCTGGTGTCAG AAGGATCCAGGAAGTGAGGCCATTTTCCCTATCCACTGCTCCAATGCTGTTCTTTGGAACTGGTAAAGGAGGAGATaatagtggaaaggagaagctcACCCTGAAAAATGTGACAGAATTAATTCAGAAGAAAGAATGCCAAAGGGTAGTGGTGATGGCTGGAGCAGGACTCAGCACTCCCAGTGGCATCCCAGATTTCAG GTCCCCTGGAAGTGGGCTATACAGTAACCTGCAGCAGTATAATATTCCATATCCGGAAGCCATCTTTGAGCTTAACTACTTTTTCCACAACCCTAAGCCTTTCTTCATGTTAAGCAAGGAACTGTACCCTGGCAATTATAGGCCTAATTATGCCCACTACTTTCTCCGACTTTTGTTTGACAAAGGGCTCCTGCTGCGTCTGTACACCCAGAACATTGATGGACTGGAAAGAG TTGCTGGAATTCCTCCAGATAAATTAGTTGAGGCTCATGGCACATTTGCTACAGCTACTTGTACTGTCTGTCGAAGATCATATCCTGGTGAGGACTTCAGG GGGGATGTGATGGCTGAGAAGATCCCCAAATGTCCCGTGTGCACCGGAATAGTCAAGCCGGACATTGTGTTCTTTGGAGAAGAGCTCCCTCATCGGTTCTTCTTGCATGTGACAGATTTTCCTATGGCAGACCTGCTGTTTATCATTGGAACCTCTCTTGAG GTGGAGCCTTTTGCTAGTCTAGCAGGCGCAGTCCGTTCTTCTGTTCCACGTGTACTGATCAATCGTGATTTGGTGGGGCCATTTGCATACCAGCCACAACATAATGATGTGGCTGAACTGGGAGATGTCATCAGTGGAGTGGAAAAAGTGGTGGAATTCTTGGGCTGGAAGGAAGAGTTGCAAGAACTaatcaagaaagaaaaagcaaag TGA